The nucleotide sequence CGAAGATCGCGGACTACCCGTTCACGACGCTCGTCCCGAACCTGGGAGTCGTGACGGCCGGCGACACGGTCTACACGATCGCCGACGTCCCCGGGCTCATCCCCGGCGCCAGCCAGGGCAAGGGCCTCGGCCTGGAGTTCCTGCGCCACGTCGAGCGCTGCAGCGTCCTCGTCCACGTCCTCGACACGGCGACGCTGGAATCGGACCGCGACCCCGTCTCCGACCTCGACATCATCGAGGAGGAGCTGACGCAGTACGGCGGGCTCGACAAGCGACCCCGGATCGTCGTCCTCAACAAGATCGACGTGCCCGACGGCAAGGATCTCGCCGAGATGGTGCGGCCGGACCTGGAGGCCCGTGGCTACCGGGTCTTCGAGGTGTCCGCCGTCGCCCACATGGGGCTGAAGGAGCTGTCGTTCGCGCTCGCCGACATCGTCGGCGGGGCGCGTGCCGCCAAGCCGAAGGAGGAGGCGACGCGCATCGTCATCCGGCCCAAGGCCGTCGACGACGCGGGCTTCACGGTCGCGCAGGAGGAGGACGGGCTCTTCCGCGTCCGGGGCGAGAAGCCCGAGCGCTGGGTCCGCCAGACCGACTTCGCCAACGACGAGGCGGTGGGCTACCTCGCCGACCGGCTGAACCGCCTGGGCGTCGAGGAAGCGCTGATGAAGGCGGGCGCCCGCTCCGGCGACGGCGTCGCCATCGGGCCCGAGGACAACGCGGTCGTCTTCGACTGGGAGCCGACCGTCATGGCCGGTGCGGAGATGCTCGGCCGCCGGGGTGAGGACCACCGCTTCGAGGAGCCCCGCCCGGCCGTCCAGCGCCGCCGTGACCGCCAGGCGGAGCTGGACGAGGTCCAGAAGGAGTACGACGACTTCGAGCCGTTCTAGATCTGCCGGATTCCCGGGCGCCCAGGGGTTCCCCCGGCGCCCGGGGCCGGGCGGGGTGCGCGGCGCGCGACTCGGTGCCTACGAGGCGCCGCCCGCGCCCACCCGTGCCGCCCCGGCGGCACGCTTGCCCACAGC is from Streptomyces sp. NBC_01314 and encodes:
- the obgE gene encoding GTPase ObgE, translated to MTTFVDRVELHVAAGNGGHGCASVHREKFKPLGGPDGGNGGRGGDVILIVDQSVTTLLDYHHSPHRKATAGKPGEGGNRSGKDGQDLVLPVPDGTVVLDRQGNVLADLVGHGTSFVAAQGGRGGLGNAALASARRKAPGFALLGVPGDTGDIVLELKTVADVALVGYPSAGKSSLISVLSAAKPKIADYPFTTLVPNLGVVTAGDTVYTIADVPGLIPGASQGKGLGLEFLRHVERCSVLVHVLDTATLESDRDPVSDLDIIEEELTQYGGLDKRPRIVVLNKIDVPDGKDLAEMVRPDLEARGYRVFEVSAVAHMGLKELSFALADIVGGARAAKPKEEATRIVIRPKAVDDAGFTVAQEEDGLFRVRGEKPERWVRQTDFANDEAVGYLADRLNRLGVEEALMKAGARSGDGVAIGPEDNAVVFDWEPTVMAGAEMLGRRGEDHRFEEPRPAVQRRRDRQAELDEVQKEYDDFEPF